The DNA segment aattgttacgtacgcgtataaagatgtttgtagcaggtgtgtgagcctgaacaaaaaaaaaccttttattttccttaattcttcagtattcctgattatgacgacatatgggcatttatatgttagtacaatttttttcacgcatcacaattaactgatgcaccgatgtgtttggtacacattcatcttcagacatttcatgtctgtttggtcaaaaaaatacgaaataatagttgactgcattagttttgactaccatcacacagcatgctcttgaaattcctctagctgttgtacagaagtctgtaattggcttcattgcatagcttcatacttgaaccatttaaactctgcaaactgttctttttaccgcacatggcgacatggcatgcgaagccgcgtgggaacgggcgaggaggattcggaggtacagctgcaacttcgctggaatccaaagacagctaggcacttgtcacggttaatttcggaaaggcggctatgccccagtaaagttgcgtaaggtctttccttgcagaccttactaagttccttcacttcgcaccagaaatgctcaccgcccgattttcacggcaatgaataagcttgcaaggaatgttatcggcggtcgcacgtgcatgacaatcctttcgacatgcgtgacgatgcccaccgaaggcatttcaggctgtcgaagggacttgtacgctggctaagcgaagagcgcggaacatgcgtcactgacagcccccttcctttcgccgtcttgtccatcgtgcgtcgcgccgagcccgacaaagaaaaggccgtcacccccccccttccccttctgaatcgaggggcgggggggggggcggaaattccgcaaatagtttcccagaggcatcctttttttttttcatggggtcaaggaaggtggcccaaacagtgcgaggcaacgttctctgttcattctagagaagcaagcttacactgcaaaattaaaccttgtctttcttttccaaatgcaattaactagaagtcctgtccaaaaccatttcaggttgttatgtgggcacccccaaccttttttatttccgtgtaactccagcacttcttcacctttgtcattgtagccgctattgttcaagtgccatgcaacatcttgttattaaaggacctttttaattggaaataacagcatgtgcacagggtggaaagcgcgtgatctgccaggaaacactaaagcggccccgagaagggatctttattaaggatgccagccatcttgggcctctccacttggcaacgacgacaaagcgtgtgcggtccctatggttaggccccagctgtggaagccatcctcggacacgaccatgaccttcgacatctgatgtttttatttaaaaacacagggaccaaagtcgtgctgtatgcagtgcaatcgccatgtggttccataatcatccatttagcccggctctttggacggattcaggaaacgactgaaaagaacaaaagtaacgagcaaacaaaggtgcgctgcataaaagttagaacgtaaagagacgaaggcacgctgcgctaatgctgtagcgaggtctaacatgtaaaatttcgcggctggcgtcgatttctacaaagcgcgagtagtgcccacggaaataaacaaaggcgcactggagatgggtaagtctgtatacaagcacgagtttttgtctctaccagcgatttactagctcacaccgcgcgattttgatgtctggcgtcgatttcgacagagagggaatacgggcacgaaacgggacgctcgcgatctgccaggaaacaatgaggtggccctaaaaagggccgtttgcaggagcacttcaaccgcgacctgcagcggcgtggcggcgcggtgagcagtaggcccagcagtggtccgtcttgtgccctttggctccgcaccgacgacaccggtgcacgacgtacacctctcctggtcttgcccttgaagccgacgctatccctggtccgtagatcttgacgagg comes from the Amblyomma americanum isolate KBUSLIRL-KWMA chromosome 1, ASM5285725v1, whole genome shotgun sequence genome and includes:
- the LOC144104173 gene encoding uncharacterized protein LOC144104173 isoform X2 — protein: MKRLSGVHVLNHEHRFLDASGEPMLSLFAADRGIDQMSKIIVAALVKIYGPGIASASRARPGEVYVVHRCRRCGAKGHKTDHCWAYCSPRRHAAAGRG